aaaacgatatttttacatttaatatggggtggcagaagaaggtatggaggtctAAGAAGAATGAGTCAATATataggctgcttcttcctgcacctccataccttcttgtgccacccccataaatttttcttattccaaaaatacccttttcaatattctggattatataatccggaagtcattttttagattcaaaattagcttccggattatgtaatccggaagtcttttgtgattagcttccggattacataatccagaagtcttttctatacataatccggaagtctttttttccgatgtgttattagctttcagattacataatccggaagtcttttataaatatgaaattgactttcgaattatgtaatccggaatttATCCGGATTAAataatccataggcttattatttcaaatcaaaggggtgaaaaaaaaggataaaatggtattttcatatttagtatggggtggcacaggaaggtatggaggtgtaggaagaaagagtccaataTATATTGTGGGTGCGAAATGGCCCAGTCCATTCTGGAAAACCCAACAGAAAAGCttgtgcaaaaaaaaaaaacacaagggCAGGGTGGAACAAACGAAATCACAGAGCTATCCGAATTTCCAAAGTTGTAAAGGATAAAGCAAATTTGATTTGGAAGGGAAGGAAGTTGCAGTTGCAAGGTGGAGAGTttattgagagagagagagagacgtGCAGGTTCAATCTCAATGGCCACGCTTAGCTTTGGCATCGCTACCACAAGTGTGAGTGCTGCCGCTGGTTATCGTAGGAGAAGCAACAGCAGGTGGCGCACACCCACAATTTTGTCCGTTGGATGGGTAACTAACCAAACCAAACTACTTCTCTTATGTCTTATGTCTTATGGTCTTGTCTCGCAACTTGTGTTTGACAATTTGCTGCGCGAAGGACCCCGAAGGCGTGCTTGGCCGACCCCAAACCGGCCACCTCGCCAGGCTCGAGTTTCGAAGACGCCTCGAGAGAGACTCGGAAGCACGCGAAGCCTTCGAACGTCAAGTTCAGGAAGACAAAGAACGCCGTCAAACCCTTCGACAAGTATTTCTCCTTCGTGTTCCtttttttattatctatttCTTGCATTATTCATTcgtttgttcttcttttttcatttctcaGTCCCGTATTGTGCCCGATACTCCCGAAGAGCTCATTGAATACCTCCTTGACACTGAAGCTCAGGAGATTGAGTTTGAGATTGCAAGAATGAGACCACGGTTCCTACTTTATCTTTAACCCTTTCtttccttttaatttaattcaaatcaGTTTCTAATGACCCATTTATGTTGACTCTGCAGATTGGATGAGGGATTCTTTGCACAACTGAAGTTCGAGTTAGGACAACTTCGATTCGCGGTTAAGAAAACAGAGGTACCAAGTGTTTTTTGGCTCCTTAAAGTATTTGAGCTGAGCAAAACATGGGTGTATCTGCTTATTTTACACCGATTGTTTCTGCAGCACATGGAAGAAAGACAGATTGAACTGGAGGCTCTAGAGAAAGCCATACAGGAAGGAATAGGTttgttaattataaaaaaagagaTAGTTTGGGAATTTGCCAAAGATATAATAAGCTCATTCCTTGTTCCTATCTCGTAATACAGAAGCCTATGATAAGATGCAAGGTGAACTCATAAAAGCCAGGGCAAACCTAACCAAAATATTGACATCAAAGGATGTAAAAGCAACTGTAGGTCTTGTTCGTATCTCTCTTTTTAAGTTTGTTGGTTTTGTTTAAGTTGTGCTCACTCTAATTTGTCTTCAATGCAGTTGCTGGATATGGTTGAAAAGAATGAACTTAATAGATCTTTGTTGGCACTTCTAGATGAAAACATAGCAAATGCACATAGGGGTAACCAGGTACGCATAGATTTCGGAATGTTTTCCATTTGTTTGTAGAAACTGCGAGTGGAATTGCCAATATTGAGTCAAAATAATCGCAGTATCACTCTCTTGTATTGTATGTAATGTAACAAATATGGCAGGACCCTTCTTGCAACATTTTGATTCCACATGACTagaaaaataagattaaaagCTCTCAACTGGTAGTTGTCTATTAATGGACTTAAGATTGCGGGAACACGATTTTTTTGTTGAATAATGAACTATACAATCAAACCTGTGGTGCGTTTGTAATGAAAACTTTTGCATGTTAATTTCCTTGTTGCAGAAACAGGCTGCAGAATACATGGAGAAGCTCCGGGGGTCTGTTATTAGGTACATTACAGTTTAGTGCATATAGTACATTTCTTCCCacttttctattaatttttgtgaaaattgtactGTTGATAAATGTatcaaataaaagaaatacTAAAGAACTGAGATGTTGCGGTAGCAACTGTAATATCTGAACTAAgaaattgtaaattttgaaatacGGCCTGTGTTTCTTTCActgaattttttatgaaaattgcTTATGCCACTAGCTTGAAGGATGGATGAACCAATTGTACTTGGTGTGAATAAAATGGGTTTACATTGGCAACTTACAATTAGTACTATGTGAAATTTGATCATTAACATAGGGGTACAATTTGATCATTAAGTCCATTTATTTACACTACCCATTGAATGCTACTTCATAATAAACTGTCAATGTTAGTGAGATGAGATGAAACTGCTGATCAAAACAGAAGCATCCAAAATTACAATGTATTCTTATTGGCCAACTACATTATCACACTGGCACCTCAAGAAGGCATATTGtgcttataattttaattttaatttttttcatgggATACAACTTTGAAAACCCGCATTACAAGTAAACTAGCGGAAACAAGGAAACAAGGGCGCCGTACGTCTATTTGCATTTTCCTTTTTTCCCAACTTTTACTATAATAGAAATTTCACatatatactaaaataattttagagaagtcgaaaaaaagtaatatgtaaaagaaaaataatgaattgattaatcaactttttttttcttctctggtttgagtttctcttatttttcaagctttttcttttctttcactaGTGGTTTTGGGATCGGAGAATGTGATGATGTTCACGTTAAGATTATGATTCACTTGATGGTAGATATAAAAAGATTTATGATTTTATCAAAGAATAAAGTTGTTTGAAATTGAGTGGAGAGAGTCATTGGAAATTGAGTGATTggaaattaaagttattttatttgatatgtgaGATTTTGTTTAGGAACTCATTAAGGGTGagaatatgttatttttttttctgttattgtctaaaaataagaaattaaaataagagTGAGGAGTTAGTTTGTATATAAAAATTGTCCcataacattaatttaaaaaattaaaaataattttattttttaaataattcatatgaaatgataaaatactcagttttactaataaaatgaaatatattaaataagggaATAATCAATCAAGTATAtcaaaaaatgttataaaaaacaATCATCTTTATATATAGCTATAAATTACTTCTATATAAACTTATTGGTTAAAAGGCTGGTTaaccaatttttatttattaaacctctcttaaatttataatttttaaattatcaaaagtataattttaaatttgttttacaacatttatttttgaaactttgtaattttttaaaatattatttttatggatGGATTggatatacattaaaaaaattggttaataaatgtattgaatcggaattttattaaatagatttagtttatcaaaataaaaaaaaaatgatgttttTATTCCATccgttaaaaaaattattccattCATTCGTTCCACCTTAATGAGAATAACAACATGGTTTCCAAATAGAAATGAGCGCAGGAATAGTTTCTATTATGTGTCTTGATACTGTTGTTCTATTCTTTGGTGAAAGTTATATTAAATCAAATCATCAACATTCTAGAATTCATTTTCGTATTTTACTCTTAATTAAACTTGAAGttaataactttaatttatgatttagaCGAAGTTGCCATTTAtaataagatttaaaaaatttctaaaaaaaatctcTTAAAATTTGATTATGCATTTGacattttatttaagaaattaaCGGTTATGAAATGTAATATGCATACTAACAATCAATATTGTTATGatttctataaaaaataataaatttatcatcCGAGAAAGTTTGTGATGCActagttattttaaataataaaattttatgagTTGCAAAAAAcgtattaaaaatgtaaaattgatAAAGAATATATTTAACATCAAACCATCTTGTCATCCGGTAAAGAACCTTCCTTAGTGGTACAAATAATTAGTGTACAGACTGATTGGAATCCAATGTGGCTATATTTCATTAGataattaaaagtttaaaaagaaaaaaaaaagtagacaaataaatgaaaaacaagtggagtattcACAAAACCTTTTCGGCAGTGCTGTACAGTATGTATAATATTTGCAGGACACATGGCATGAATAAATGCTGACTAAAACCTATTAgctgaattttaattttaaaataaaaagtagaaTCTTTGACGGAAATCCGTAAGGGTGGCAAAGCGGACCAGTCCGCCCCGCATTGGTCCGTCCCGTGCTTGGCACGCAAAAATGCGAGTTGAGTTGGCTCGTTAGGTAAAGTTATTGTGGGCTAGAATTCTCGATCCGCTCCGCATAAGAGCTGGTCCGCGGGTTTGCAGGCCAGCCCgcgttttttttaaaaaaattaaatatttttttttacattttgttcttaaaaaattgttaaattaaacctatatatttgttactatcaaacctaattttttttttcttcattttcaaacatactcaaacatcaaaacattaaacattaagataaatatcaaatattactATTCTTCCAcctccaaaacattaaaaatacataattccaaaacattaaacataaacgttaattcaaaaacattaaacataaacatttgtgttgtgtttctttctttgaaattttgtgaaaacctaaTTACGTTGTCCTGCTGCTaagtgtcaatttttttttttgcggattagcgggccagcccgccccacCCCACCCCGCTGCTAGCCCGTGCGGGCTGCGGGCTAATGCGGGGCGGCATATGCGGGGTTACGGGTTGAAAAGGTCAGCCCGCCCCGCATTTTATACCAGCGGGCCGTGGACCGACCCGCACGGCCTGCCCTGGTGCGACGAGAGTTTTGTAAATTTTTGAAttcatattttcttaatattttattaaaaacaaatgttCACATTAACTGCTGAAATGAAATGAATTGAAGTGTTggagattccataaagattagAGTCTTTTACAGTATatatgatggcattttcatgtgttcttcttgaatcaaagtagaaaataaggtgcggaagcaatgggtgagtgaaacaaagccctcctaggagttgtgttggctttgaaggtgcatgatgagtgtggtgtttgagtggttcggccagctcaagggagaaaggtgaaaggattgaagtttatagcctagatttctaggagaagtaaagctagtgcacaaaaatggcagcataacaatactctattaaacttgaaaatacaaggtgtaggctcctccttttataggctaaggaggaccataatgcaaccctaatgctagccaaatgaaatgtaaatgtgaagcacatagatgcacatggcacatgggtgcacaaatgagcacatggggaggagtgtgtctagtttttatgctcaccccctccatgggctttctagaccggccttggtaaatttagaggtttttttagaaactctaagtttacctaggttggtgttttaggtgccaaaattaattctaagaaaattacaaataaagttcctatgctaattttgacaagaaattaaagtctactctacactagagtttatggcatttgaacatgtaaaagaacgtcttcttggatcctcttggccataactctatggttggcccaaatctaccctttggtgggcttgcatgtgggcttgtgcttgggcctcttccatcatcccctccctcttgaaaaggatttgtcctcaaatccattgcttcttcttcttcatggctaggggaatggatgtggctggatggtgtccatcatctcctccttcttgagaagatctatcctcagatctacagacttgatctcggatagcaaccttttgcttcgccaaagcttgtcctcctggatcaaacgtccacctatagaaataatcaaataaggcataggtgttagtttgcaaattaattttactaggttgccatttttgtttttcttttggttttggcaaccttggacaaagtttctcttttaatggttgtgtgtggtctctaatcatcttatgtattttaaaatgttcatttgtggttactttctcttt
The sequence above is a segment of the Phaseolus vulgaris cultivar G19833 chromosome 2, P. vulgaris v2.0, whole genome shotgun sequence genome. Coding sequences within it:
- the LOC137810520 gene encoding uncharacterized protein; the protein is MATLSFGIATTSVSAAAGYRRRSNSRWRTPTILSVGWDPEGVLGRPQTGHLARLEFRRRLERDSEAREAFERQVQEDKERRQTLRQSRIVPDTPEELIEYLLDTEAQEIEFEIARMRPRLDEGFFAQLKFELGQLRFAVKKTEHMEERQIELEALEKAIQEGIEAYDKMQGELIKARANLTKILTSKDVKATLLDMVEKNELNRSLLALLDENIANAHRGNQKQAAEYMEKLRGSVIRYITV